Proteins from a genomic interval of Neodiprion lecontei isolate iyNeoLeco1 chromosome 2, iyNeoLeco1.1, whole genome shotgun sequence:
- the LOC107224105 gene encoding hemolymph lipopolysaccharide-binding protein, translating to MGIIFVLIQIFFCARLSMAQQQPAPYPAVNWYYQPSFGCNWNSLSMPKPPYLPWNQPYAKRDDYTYTPNIGGYKVHTRAVPWNDARMTCEEEGGHLAILNSIAEAKVVTELFKKSSPITGSPHPDFASIGFHDLYREGQYVTIHGQTLAKAGFGEWADGQPDNAGGAENCGSLHKSGGLNDINCGTQFGFICELPIY from the exons ATGGGAATCATCTTCGTTTTGATTCAAATATTCTTCTGTGCCAGACTGTCAATGGCACAACAACAACCAGCCCCTTATCCTGCGGTAAACTGGTATTATCAACCATCGTTCG GTTGCAACTGGAACTCACTTTCTATGCCGAAACCGCCCTACCTGCCGTGGAATCAACCGTACGCGAAAAGAGACGATTACAC GTACACGCCGAATATTGGCGGTTACAAAGTTCACACGCGAGCTGTTCCTTGGAACGATGCACGAATGACTTGCGAAGAGGAGGGTGGTCACTTGGCCATTCTCAACTCCATAGCCGAAGCGAAAGTAGTCACTGAGTTGTTCAAAAAATCATCTCCAATCACTGGATCACCTCATCCGGATTTTGCCAGTATTGGATTTCACGATCTTTATCGGGAAGGCCAATATGTGACCATTCACGGTCAGACGTTGGCGAAAGCTGGTTTCGGCGAGTGGGCAGATGGACAACCAGACAATGCGGGTGGTGCCGAAAATTGCGGATCATTGCACAAAAGTGGCGGACTTAACGATATCAATTGCGGTACACAGTTTGGTTTTATATGCGAGTTACCAATCTACTGA
- the LOC107224110 gene encoding trypsin-1 translates to MKLNTLSTILTCAPLLLLLHGSSRSTVLASPYSDNDSGRRIINGQQADPADFPFLVRLVADGNLCGGSIINNYWIVTAAHCIVRDRCQAIKIYPSNSQRGQPPPIHTAECVIHPQNDPRRYAFDVALIRTVENMVSGGLKAISLPPPGTRYPPGTPATIVGWGKMGYDEYPQTLLRGQSVLVTWDVCNSEFKPGANRCSGNPDCNVEDIPNRILCARGQGPDPQSTCGGDSGGPVIINGDLAAINTAAIYDSNDTLKAGCVPASPTMHTSIVDYLPWLFSLVDPSVNTAGFPVAPESSTTLLVDG, encoded by the coding sequence ATGAAGCTCAATACTTTATCGACTATTCTTACGTGTGCCCCGTTATTACTTCTTCTCCATGGAAGCTCAAGGTCAACCGTGCTCGCATCGCCATACAGTGACAACGATTCTGGCAGGCGCATCATAAATGGACAGCAAGCCGATCCCGCagattttccatttttggtgAGACTCGTCGCGGACGGAAATCTCTGCGGTGGCAGCATAATAAACAACTACTGGATCGTCACTGCGGCTCACTGTATAGTCAGGGATAGATGTCAggcgataaaaatatacccTTCGAATTCGCAGCGTGGTCAGCCACCGCCGATACATACTGCCGAATGCGTGATCCACCCCCAGAACGACCCGAGACGGTACGCCTTTGACGTCGCCCTCATAAGAACTGTTGAAAACATGGTCAGTGGTGGACTTAAAGCGATCTCCCTTCCGCCACCAGGCACCCGTTACCCCCCTGGCACTCCGGCTACCATCGTGGGCTGGGGAAAAATGGGATACGACGAATATCCTCAAACTCTTTTACGCGGACAGTCAGTGCTTGTGACCTGGGACGTGTGCAATTCAGAGTTCAAGCCTGGTGCAAATCGTTGCAGCGGCAACCCGGACTGTAACGTTGAGGATATACCGAACAGAATATTGTGCGCCCGAGGCCAAGGACCAGATCCGCAAAGTACGTGTGGCGGAGATTCTGGAGGCCCTGTCATTATTAACGGGGACCTAGCAGCGATCAACACTGCAGCAATATACGACAGTAACGACACGCTTAAAGCAGGATGTGTACCTGCGAGTCCGACGATGCACACCAGTATCGTTGACTATTTACCATGGCTATTCTCTCTTGTTGATCCTAGCGTCAATACGGCAGGGTTTCCGGTGGCTCCAGAATCCAGCACCACTTTACTCGTCGATGGTTGA